In Microbacterium sp. 1.5R, the following are encoded in one genomic region:
- a CDS encoding amidohydrolase, with product MTTAELIVTGSVIRTADHRAPTVEAFAVRDGRILDVGTRAEMDAYRGPDTRMLDVGDAAVYPGFVDVHNHHALAGRTELFELSLPPSLGLDDILELVREKASALPPDAWIVGGPVSTTLLPGLANSAIRQRLDEAAGGRPVVLFEDSRHNRWASTRALQLAGITADSIPSGGVTVLDPDDGTPTGVLFEAAGIPVQEAYDRSGGLTGEQHVAASRRGVEILNSYGITTFQDAGVSTDILAALATLDRSHELTAWVVSSLLINDEIFGFDPIGAPLIDLGEQFRTPHHRPDFVKIFLDGVPPARTASFLEPYIADAVHGAHFHGETTMDFDELHTWLRSVAERGLGAKVHCTGDGSARLVLDVAERIRSDGFTTPIQIAHGQFLADDDIPRLRALDVSADISPFIWFPGVIPQALAEVLGDRAEHSQPNRALLDAGALVAGGSDWPVSESPNTLEGLQGLVTRADPLGRAPGVLWPEQAITAEEALQVFTINAATAMGLGAETGSLTPGKSADFVVLARDAIAGPADEIVHTPVRSTWFAGREVYSAG from the coding sequence ATGACGACGGCCGAGCTCATCGTGACGGGCTCGGTGATCCGCACGGCGGATCACCGAGCACCGACCGTCGAGGCGTTCGCGGTGCGCGACGGGCGGATCCTCGACGTCGGCACGCGGGCCGAGATGGACGCGTACCGCGGCCCGGACACGAGGATGCTGGATGTCGGCGATGCCGCGGTCTACCCCGGCTTCGTCGACGTGCACAACCACCACGCTCTCGCCGGGCGCACCGAGCTGTTCGAGCTCTCGCTGCCGCCCTCGCTGGGCCTCGACGACATCCTCGAACTCGTGCGCGAGAAGGCCAGCGCGCTGCCGCCCGACGCGTGGATCGTGGGCGGCCCGGTGTCGACCACTCTGCTGCCCGGCCTCGCGAACAGCGCGATCAGGCAGCGTCTCGATGAGGCGGCCGGCGGTCGCCCCGTCGTCCTGTTCGAGGACTCGAGGCACAACAGGTGGGCGAGCACGCGGGCGCTGCAGCTCGCCGGGATCACCGCCGACAGCATCCCCTCCGGTGGAGTCACCGTGCTCGATCCCGATGACGGCACGCCGACCGGGGTGCTGTTCGAGGCAGCGGGAATCCCGGTGCAGGAGGCCTACGATCGCAGCGGTGGGCTGACGGGCGAGCAGCACGTGGCCGCGTCGCGCCGCGGCGTCGAGATCCTCAACTCCTACGGCATCACGACCTTCCAGGATGCCGGAGTGTCGACCGACATCCTCGCCGCCCTAGCGACCCTCGACCGGTCGCACGAGCTCACCGCCTGGGTCGTCTCGTCGCTGCTGATCAACGATGAGATCTTCGGGTTCGATCCGATCGGCGCCCCGCTCATCGACCTCGGTGAGCAGTTCCGCACCCCGCACCACCGGCCCGACTTCGTGAAGATCTTCCTCGACGGAGTACCACCCGCGCGCACGGCGTCGTTCCTCGAGCCGTATATCGCGGATGCCGTGCACGGTGCGCACTTCCACGGCGAGACGACGATGGACTTCGACGAGCTGCACACCTGGCTGCGGTCGGTGGCCGAGCGCGGACTCGGCGCCAAGGTGCACTGCACGGGAGACGGATCGGCGCGTCTCGTGCTCGACGTCGCCGAGCGCATCCGGTCCGACGGCTTCACCACCCCGATCCAGATCGCGCACGGCCAGTTCCTCGCCGACGACGACATCCCGCGCTTGCGAGCCCTCGACGTCTCGGCCGACATCTCGCCGTTCATCTGGTTCCCGGGCGTGATCCCGCAGGCGTTGGCCGAGGTCCTCGGCGACCGCGCCGAGCATTCGCAGCCCAACCGTGCCCTGCTCGACGCCGGCGCGCTCGTCGCTGGCGGCTCGGACTGGCCGGTGAGCGAATCGCCGAACACTCTCGAGGGGCTGCAGGGTCTCGTCACGCGCGCCGATCCTCTCGGCCGAGCGCCCGGCGTCCTCTGGCCCGAGCAGGCGATCACGGCGGAGGAGGCCCTGCAGGTCTTCACGATCAATGCCGCGACCGCGATGGGCCTCGGCGCGGAGACCGGATCGCTGACGCCGGGCAAGTCCGCGGACTTCGTCGTGCTCGCCCGGGATGCGATCGCCGGCCCGGCCGACGAGATCGTGCACACTCCCGTGCGGTCGACGTGGTTCGCCGGTCGCGAGGTGTACTCCGCGGGCTGA
- a CDS encoding aldehyde dehydrogenase family protein, which translates to MSESAASAAAALLDRIQAPEGAGRDIPDAATREVMGRAPEHSVSDLDDAIARARAAQPGWESLGHAKRSELLIAAADAIDANAEALAHLLSREQGKPLNGPNARFELGACSAWLRTNASIPLESQVLVDDETLHAELVYKAAGVVGAIGPWNWPLMITIWQIGPSLRMGNTVVAKPSEYTPLSVLAMLAVMNDVLPADVLIGVSGDREVGARLASHPDIDKIMFTGSTATGRRIIESSAGNLARLTLELGGNDAGIVLPGTDVSAIAQDLFWGAFINTGQTCAAMKRLYVHDSVYDEVVTALAEIAASVPMGNGLDEDNVLGPLQNRAQFDIVSRLVDEAKGRGARVVTGGEAAPELGELFYRPTIVADIDNDAALVQEEQFGPALPVIRYSDVDEAFAFANAVDVGLGASVWSSDPDAAREAATRMESGTVWINSHGGLHPMVPFGGVKSSGYGLEFGVEGLKSVAVTQVVSGPGRKAQA; encoded by the coding sequence ATGTCCGAATCCGCCGCATCCGCAGCCGCCGCGCTGCTCGACCGCATCCAGGCGCCGGAGGGCGCGGGGCGAGACATCCCGGATGCCGCCACACGCGAGGTCATGGGTCGTGCGCCTGAGCACTCGGTCAGCGACCTCGACGATGCGATCGCGCGAGCGCGAGCCGCTCAGCCCGGCTGGGAGTCCCTCGGCCACGCGAAGCGCAGCGAGCTGCTGATCGCTGCGGCCGATGCGATCGACGCGAACGCCGAGGCGCTCGCGCACCTGCTCTCGCGCGAGCAGGGCAAGCCGTTGAACGGCCCCAACGCGCGCTTCGAACTGGGTGCGTGCTCGGCCTGGCTGCGCACCAATGCGTCGATCCCGCTCGAGTCGCAGGTGCTCGTCGACGACGAGACCCTGCACGCCGAGCTCGTCTACAAGGCCGCCGGAGTGGTCGGCGCGATCGGTCCGTGGAACTGGCCGCTCATGATCACCATCTGGCAGATCGGTCCGTCGCTGCGGATGGGCAACACCGTCGTCGCGAAGCCGAGCGAGTACACGCCCCTGAGCGTCCTCGCGATGCTGGCGGTGATGAACGACGTGCTGCCCGCCGACGTTCTGATCGGTGTCTCCGGCGATCGCGAGGTGGGTGCGCGCCTCGCCTCGCACCCCGACATCGACAAGATCATGTTCACCGGATCGACCGCCACCGGGCGACGCATCATCGAGAGCTCGGCCGGCAACCTCGCCCGCCTCACCCTCGAGCTCGGCGGGAACGACGCCGGGATCGTGCTGCCGGGCACCGATGTGTCGGCGATCGCGCAGGACCTCTTCTGGGGCGCCTTCATCAACACCGGTCAGACCTGCGCCGCGATGAAGCGCCTCTACGTGCACGACTCCGTCTACGACGAGGTCGTCACCGCGCTCGCCGAGATCGCGGCATCCGTCCCGATGGGCAACGGGCTCGATGAGGACAACGTGCTGGGTCCGCTGCAGAATCGCGCCCAGTTCGACATCGTGTCGCGCCTGGTCGACGAGGCGAAGGGACGCGGCGCCCGTGTCGTCACGGGCGGCGAGGCGGCCCCTGAGCTCGGCGAGCTCTTCTATCGCCCCACGATCGTCGCCGACATCGACAACGACGCGGCCCTCGTGCAGGAGGAGCAGTTCGGCCCGGCGCTGCCGGTGATCCGGTACAGCGACGTCGACGAGGCGTTCGCGTTCGCCAACGCGGTCGACGTCGGTCTCGGCGCATCGGTGTGGTCGAGCGATCCGGACGCCGCCCGCGAGGCCGCGACGCGCATGGAGTCCGGCACGGTGTGGATCAACTCGCACGGCGGGCTGCACCCGATGGTGCCGTTCGGCGGCGTGAAGAGCTCGGGCTACGGCCTGGAGTTCGGTGTCGAGGGGCTCAAGTCCGTCGCCGTGACGCAGGTCGTGTCGGGGCCGGGCCGCAAGGCGCAGGCATGA
- a CDS encoding molybdenum cofactor biosynthesis F family protein, whose amino-acid sequence MTTLNPADTSTWLPLEGLAPGFDANKAPHTAALSGREITVVDARGTRISHRFADTTVAWDYQPGADDTTAPASDTDDYEAFEVDDDLYFVQFHHDYLPNEAVSLIVDLRHGRALAVISVILPAPEQGRTRVQHVFAPSIIDGATVTGAEPAPTTTLIGRRVEWIYSEEHAYEHVYLSERWYSWQCLAGPERGLADTDENSVWEVRPGIYVFAWREKVIPCASVTIADHRDVNAIRSHGVLFGLDESGEVPTHFTFGAHGRLLSTTHHANGLEPALFGTL is encoded by the coding sequence ATGACGACCCTGAACCCCGCAGACACCTCCACCTGGCTCCCGCTCGAGGGCCTGGCTCCCGGCTTCGACGCGAACAAGGCTCCGCACACGGCCGCATTGAGCGGTCGGGAGATCACCGTCGTGGACGCCCGCGGAACCCGCATCTCGCACCGGTTCGCCGACACCACAGTCGCGTGGGACTACCAGCCCGGTGCCGACGACACGACAGCACCCGCCTCCGACACCGACGACTACGAGGCGTTCGAGGTCGACGACGACCTGTACTTCGTGCAGTTCCATCACGACTACCTGCCGAACGAAGCAGTGTCTCTGATCGTCGACCTGCGCCACGGCCGCGCCCTCGCCGTCATCTCGGTGATCCTGCCCGCGCCCGAGCAGGGACGCACTCGCGTGCAGCACGTCTTCGCGCCGAGCATCATCGACGGAGCGACCGTGACGGGCGCAGAGCCGGCGCCGACGACGACGCTCATCGGTCGCCGGGTCGAGTGGATCTACAGCGAGGAGCACGCCTACGAGCACGTGTACCTCTCGGAGCGCTGGTACTCATGGCAGTGTCTCGCCGGCCCCGAGCGCGGCCTCGCAGACACCGACGAGAACAGCGTGTGGGAGGTGCGCCCCGGGATCTACGTCTTCGCGTGGCGCGAGAAGGTCATCCCCTGCGCATCGGTCACGATCGCCGACCATCGCGACGTGAACGCGATCCGCTCGCACGGCGTGCTCTTCGGGCTCGACGAGTCGGGCGAGGTGCCCACGCACTTCACGTTCGGCGCTCACGGCCGACTGCTCTCGACGACCCATCACGCGAACGGCCTCGAGCCGGCGCTGTTCGGAACCCTCTGA
- a CDS encoding GMC family oxidoreductase, whose amino-acid sequence MRSAIVVGAGTSGAIVARRLVDAGVEVTLIEAGGYDANPAIHDPSRAGELWHSADDWDFFTVPQKHAGGRRLHLPRGKVTGGSHALNAMIWVRGAASDYDAWERAGATGWGWNTVEPVFAALEHDVLPVTDDYELSPIQASIIDAAVEEGLPRNPDYNGGTLDGVSQQQVTIRDGRRVNTWMAYAQPVVDRLTILTEREVHSVIVEEGRAVGVRLGSGADSEEVFADEVVLSAGAIGSPVILLRSGIGPADELAALGIPVVLDAPGVGKNLHDHLLSPVIFTTERPVGPPRPGVSVTQSHLFWRSRDDLAEPDTQPIHFSVPMWGELEPRGDDGFTLMAGLVTPYSRGGLTLSGPDLADPPLIDLAALEDDRDVAALAASVRQCRRIGAQPALAEEWGATEVYPGPDVSDDGIDDWVRRTAITYHHQVGTCRMGSDAEAVVDPLLRVRGLEGLSVIDASVIPTVPTGNTNAPAAMIGELGARFLLGP is encoded by the coding sequence ATGAGGTCCGCGATCGTCGTCGGGGCCGGGACCTCGGGCGCGATCGTCGCGCGACGCCTGGTGGACGCCGGCGTCGAGGTGACGCTGATCGAAGCCGGAGGATACGACGCGAATCCGGCGATCCACGACCCGTCGAGGGCGGGGGAGCTGTGGCACTCCGCCGACGACTGGGACTTCTTCACCGTTCCGCAGAAGCACGCCGGCGGACGCCGACTGCACCTGCCGCGCGGGAAGGTCACCGGAGGCTCGCATGCGCTCAACGCCATGATCTGGGTGCGCGGCGCCGCCTCCGACTACGACGCCTGGGAACGCGCGGGCGCGACGGGGTGGGGTTGGAACACGGTCGAACCCGTCTTCGCCGCGCTCGAGCACGATGTGCTGCCCGTCACCGACGACTACGAGCTCTCGCCGATCCAGGCCTCGATCATCGACGCAGCCGTCGAAGAGGGGCTGCCCCGCAACCCGGACTACAACGGCGGCACCCTCGACGGCGTCTCGCAGCAGCAGGTGACGATCCGCGACGGCCGGCGGGTGAACACGTGGATGGCCTACGCGCAGCCGGTGGTCGACAGGCTCACGATCCTCACCGAGCGCGAGGTGCATTCGGTGATCGTCGAGGAGGGCCGCGCCGTCGGAGTCCGACTCGGCTCGGGCGCCGACTCCGAGGAGGTCTTCGCCGACGAGGTCGTGCTGTCGGCCGGTGCGATCGGATCACCCGTGATCCTCCTGCGCTCGGGCATCGGCCCCGCCGACGAGCTCGCCGCGCTCGGCATCCCCGTCGTGCTGGATGCACCGGGCGTCGGCAAGAACCTGCACGACCATCTGCTCTCACCGGTCATCTTCACGACCGAGAGGCCGGTCGGACCGCCGCGGCCGGGCGTCTCGGTCACGCAGTCGCACCTGTTCTGGCGCAGCCGCGACGACCTCGCCGAGCCCGACACTCAGCCCATCCACTTCTCGGTGCCGATGTGGGGCGAGCTCGAACCTCGAGGGGATGACGGATTCACCCTCATGGCCGGTCTCGTGACGCCGTACAGCCGCGGTGGGCTCACCCTGTCCGGTCCGGATCTCGCGGACCCGCCTCTGATCGACCTCGCCGCGCTCGAAGACGACAGGGATGTGGCAGCGCTCGCGGCATCGGTTCGTCAGTGCCGCCGGATCGGCGCGCAGCCGGCGCTCGCCGAGGAATGGGGAGCGACCGAGGTGTACCCCGGCCCCGACGTGTCGGACGACGGGATCGACGACTGGGTGCGCCGCACGGCCATCACCTACCACCACCAGGTCGGCACCTGCCGGATGGGATCGGATGCCGAGGCGGTGGTCGACCCGCTGCTGCGGGTGCGCGGTCTCGAGGGGCTGAGCGTGATCGACGCGTCGGTGATCCCCACCGTTCCGACGGGCAACACCAACGCCCCCGCGGCGATGATCGGCGAGCTGGGGGCGAGGTTCCTGCTCGGACCCTGA
- a CDS encoding dihydrolipoamide acetyltransferase family protein, with amino-acid sequence MTALTTHVFRLPDLGEGLTEAGLVQWLVSVGDTIVTDQAIAEVETAKSVVELPSPFAGVVTALHGEPGETIDVGAPVLEVADGASSSSSADPSSADAPDTDAGGDLRADAGDPEQKAYREEERAGSGNVLIGYGTTERGATGRRRPKATATSEMPREKPDANASERRPVAVRSPLVRRLARDLGLDVHAITPTGHDGAVTRADVLAAAVDDAVDGAAAQHRRGDHQPQSANAERLDGLAVVSRERMSPLRKAVSARLTRSRSEIPEATVWVDVDATELWNLRSEMVPAGGRAPSITALVARFVVLALAEHPVLASRLSDDGSEIISFDGLNLGVAADTERGLLVPVIPRAHELTVEQLDVVLRELSATARSGAMPPERLRGSTFTLNNYGGLGVDGSAAIINHPDVAILGIGRIIERPWVIDGQIVARRVAQLSLVFDHRVCDGGYAASFLRRVTELIEHPLRAFGNV; translated from the coding sequence ATGACGGCGCTGACCACCCACGTCTTCCGGCTGCCGGACCTCGGCGAGGGACTCACCGAGGCCGGACTCGTGCAGTGGCTCGTCTCCGTCGGCGACACGATCGTCACCGACCAGGCGATCGCCGAGGTCGAGACGGCGAAGAGCGTGGTCGAACTGCCGTCGCCCTTCGCCGGCGTCGTCACCGCACTGCACGGAGAACCGGGCGAGACCATCGACGTCGGAGCGCCGGTGCTCGAGGTCGCCGACGGCGCCTCTTCTTCTTCTTCTGCGGATCCTTCCTCGGCAGACGCTCCGGACACGGATGCGGGAGGAGATCTCCGTGCGGATGCCGGCGATCCGGAGCAGAAGGCGTACCGCGAAGAGGAGCGCGCAGGGTCCGGCAACGTCCTGATCGGCTATGGGACCACGGAGCGCGGCGCGACCGGCCGACGGCGCCCGAAGGCGACGGCGACATCCGAGATGCCACGCGAGAAGCCGGACGCGAACGCTTCGGAACGGCGGCCCGTGGCCGTCCGCTCTCCCCTGGTGCGACGACTCGCCCGCGATCTCGGACTCGACGTCCACGCCATCACCCCGACCGGCCATGACGGCGCCGTCACGCGCGCCGACGTGCTGGCGGCCGCTGTCGACGACGCCGTCGACGGGGCAGCGGCGCAGCATCGCCGCGGTGATCACCAGCCGCAGTCCGCGAACGCCGAACGTCTCGATGGCCTCGCCGTCGTCTCCCGTGAGCGGATGTCCCCGCTGCGCAAGGCGGTCAGCGCACGACTGACCCGCAGCCGCTCCGAGATCCCCGAGGCCACGGTCTGGGTCGACGTCGATGCCACCGAGCTCTGGAATCTGCGCTCCGAGATGGTTCCGGCCGGCGGCAGGGCACCGTCGATCACTGCCCTCGTGGCACGCTTCGTCGTGCTCGCGCTCGCGGAGCATCCGGTGCTCGCCTCCCGCCTGAGCGACGACGGATCGGAGATCATCTCCTTCGACGGCCTCAACCTCGGCGTCGCCGCCGACACCGAGCGCGGCCTCCTGGTGCCCGTCATCCCGCGGGCGCACGAGCTCACCGTCGAACAGCTCGATGTCGTGCTGCGCGAGCTGTCGGCGACGGCGCGTTCGGGGGCGATGCCTCCGGAGCGGCTGCGGGGGTCGACGTTCACCCTCAACAACTACGGCGGGCTCGGGGTCGACGGCTCGGCCGCGATCATCAACCACCCCGACGTCGCGATCCTCGGCATCGGTCGCATCATCGAGCGCCCGTGGGTGATCGACGGTCAGATCGTCGCCCGCCGCGTCGCGCAACTGTCACTGGTGTTCGATCACCGCGTGTGCGACGGCGGGTATGCGGCGAGCTTCCTCCGCCGCGTCACGGAGCTCATCGAGCATCCGCTGCGCGCGTTCGGCAACGTGTGA
- a CDS encoding alpha-ketoacid dehydrogenase subunit beta, giving the protein MTIAHDDIRVDTGALSVSTMSMAAALNLALADAIESDPEVVVFGEDVGALGGVFRITDGLTARFGEDRCFDTPLAESGIVGTAVGMAMNGMRPVVELQFDAFALPAFEQIVSHVAKLGNRTRGAVRMPLVIRIPFGGGIGGVEHHCDSSEAYYAHTPGLTVVSPSTPQDAYSLLRAAIASPDPVIFLEPKKLYWTKGEVDTSATADIGSARIAREGTDVTLLAYGASVPLALEAADVAASEGRSAQVIDIRSLSPFDDATVTAAVRATGRAVVIAEAPGFASVASEIQARVFERCFEYLEAPVRRVTGFDTPYAPPKLEHWYLPDVDRVLDAIDSLHWEDES; this is encoded by the coding sequence ATGACCATCGCCCACGACGACATCCGGGTCGACACCGGCGCACTTTCCGTGTCGACCATGAGCATGGCCGCCGCACTGAACCTCGCCCTCGCGGATGCGATCGAGAGCGATCCCGAGGTCGTCGTCTTCGGCGAGGACGTCGGAGCGCTCGGCGGCGTGTTCCGCATCACCGACGGACTCACGGCGCGGTTCGGCGAGGACCGCTGCTTCGACACCCCGCTCGCCGAATCCGGCATCGTCGGCACAGCCGTCGGCATGGCCATGAACGGCATGCGTCCCGTCGTCGAGCTGCAGTTCGACGCCTTCGCACTGCCGGCGTTCGAGCAGATCGTCAGTCACGTCGCGAAGCTCGGCAACCGGACGCGCGGTGCGGTGCGGATGCCGCTCGTGATCCGCATCCCGTTCGGCGGCGGCATCGGCGGGGTCGAGCACCACTGCGACTCCTCCGAGGCGTACTACGCGCACACCCCGGGCCTCACCGTCGTGAGCCCGTCGACTCCCCAGGACGCCTATTCGCTGCTCCGGGCGGCGATCGCCTCGCCCGACCCGGTGATCTTCCTCGAGCCGAAGAAGCTGTATTGGACGAAGGGCGAGGTCGACACCTCGGCGACGGCGGACATCGGCTCCGCTCGCATCGCCCGCGAGGGCACCGACGTCACCCTGCTCGCCTACGGCGCCTCGGTGCCGCTCGCGCTCGAGGCCGCCGACGTGGCGGCATCCGAGGGGCGAAGCGCGCAGGTCATCGACATCCGTTCGCTGTCGCCGTTCGACGACGCCACGGTCACCGCCGCCGTGCGCGCGACCGGACGAGCGGTCGTGATCGCCGAGGCTCCCGGATTCGCCAGCGTGGCCTCCGAGATCCAGGCGCGCGTCTTCGAGCGCTGCTTCGAGTACCTCGAGGCTCCGGTGCGCCGCGTCACCGGATTCGACACCCCCTACGCCCCGCCCAAGCTCGAGCACTGGTACCTGCCCGACGTCGACCGCGTGCTGGACGCGATCGACTCGCTGCACTGGGAGGACGAGTCATGA
- the pdhA gene encoding pyruvate dehydrogenase (acetyl-transferring) E1 component subunit alpha: MEHAHLLPRDTAVQLIDAEGRVVDDPHFPLPDTDTLLAAYRGLVEGRRINDQASALVRQGRLAVYPSSHGQEACQIGAALALDAGDWLFPTYRDSVAVIARGVAPAEAMVLLKGDWHSGYDVRAHHVAPQATPLATQLLHAVGFAYAAKKRGEQTAVLALCGDGATSEGDFHEALNFAAVFRVPVVFLVQNNEFAISVPLSRQTAAPSLAHKAIGYGMPGQRVDGNDVAAVLAVLGEAIAHARSGDGPTLIEAHTYRMQAHTNADDDTRYRERAEVQAWVERDPLTRLRAHLTSAGVLTADREAEYAAEAEKTAAAMREALNVDAEIDPEDLFRFVTETRSPQREEQWQMLRDEIARNHAAAGGAR; this comes from the coding sequence ATGGAACACGCACACCTGCTCCCGCGCGACACGGCGGTGCAGCTCATCGACGCAGAGGGCCGTGTCGTCGACGACCCGCACTTCCCGCTGCCGGATACGGACACCCTGCTCGCCGCCTATCGCGGTCTCGTCGAGGGGCGCCGCATCAACGATCAGGCCAGCGCTCTCGTCCGCCAGGGCCGCCTCGCCGTCTACCCGTCGTCGCACGGTCAGGAGGCGTGCCAGATCGGAGCGGCCCTCGCCCTCGACGCCGGCGACTGGCTCTTCCCCACGTATCGGGACTCGGTCGCGGTCATCGCCCGGGGTGTCGCACCGGCCGAGGCGATGGTGCTGCTGAAGGGCGACTGGCATTCGGGCTACGACGTGCGAGCGCACCACGTCGCGCCTCAGGCCACTCCGCTCGCCACACAGCTGCTGCACGCGGTCGGCTTCGCGTATGCCGCGAAGAAGCGCGGAGAGCAGACGGCCGTCCTCGCACTGTGCGGCGACGGTGCGACCAGTGAGGGCGACTTCCACGAGGCGCTGAACTTCGCCGCCGTCTTCCGTGTGCCGGTCGTCTTCCTCGTGCAGAACAACGAGTTCGCGATCTCGGTACCGCTCAGCCGCCAGACCGCCGCGCCGTCGCTGGCCCACAAGGCGATCGGATACGGGATGCCGGGGCAGCGCGTCGACGGCAACGACGTCGCCGCCGTGCTGGCCGTTCTCGGCGAGGCCATCGCCCATGCCCGCTCGGGCGACGGGCCGACGCTCATCGAGGCGCACACCTATCGGATGCAGGCGCACACGAACGCCGACGACGACACACGCTATCGCGAGCGCGCCGAGGTCCAGGCGTGGGTCGAGCGCGACCCGCTGACGCGACTGCGAGCACACCTGACGAGCGCCGGCGTCCTCACGGCCGACCGTGAAGCCGAGTACGCGGCGGAGGCCGAGAAGACCGCCGCGGCGATGCGAGAGGCGCTCAACGTCGATGCCGAGATCGATCCCGAGGATCTGTTCCGCTTCGTCACAGAGACCCGCTCTCCGCAGCGCGAGGAGCAGTGGCAGATGCTGAGGGACGAGATCGCACGCAACCACGCAGCAGCCGGAGGTGCACGATGA
- a CDS encoding Lrp/AsnC family transcriptional regulator, with translation MITLDDTDHAILEQLRIDARASMTAIAEAVHISRAGAHARIKRLTDAGIITGYSVRTDPVLLGHHASAYVTLAIEQATWQEVSARLRMIPEIEHMALVGGDFDVILLVRASDARDLRRIVLEDIQAIPSIRSTRTTLIFEDFTLI, from the coding sequence ATGATCACGCTGGACGACACCGATCACGCGATTCTCGAGCAGCTGCGCATCGACGCCCGGGCGTCGATGACCGCCATCGCCGAGGCCGTGCACATCTCGAGAGCGGGCGCTCACGCACGGATCAAGCGGCTGACCGATGCGGGCATCATCACCGGCTACTCGGTGCGCACCGACCCCGTGCTGCTCGGCCACCATGCGAGCGCCTACGTGACACTCGCCATCGAGCAGGCCACCTGGCAGGAGGTCAGCGCCAGGCTGCGGATGATTCCCGAGATCGAGCACATGGCGCTCGTCGGCGGTGACTTCGACGTCATCCTGCTCGTGCGGGCGAGCGACGCGCGCGACCTCCGCCGCATCGTCTTGGAGGACATCCAGGCGATCCCCTCGATCCGCTCCACACGCACGACCCTCATCTTCGAGGACTTCACCCTGATCTGA